A single Pedobacter sp. PACM 27299 DNA region contains:
- a CDS encoding glycoside hydrolase family 130 protein, whose product MKANKSQMDSIKLKRMGVIMEPQPGNELEIEGVLNPAAVRGPDGDLYLFPRLVGKNNYSRIGIAKVIFNEVGDPIGVERLGVALEPEAEYEKRPDGGGGCEDPRVTHIESLNIYVMTYTAFSANGPRIAIAYSKELIHWERLGLASFEQYEHIEFNQIDNKDACLFPAAIVSPHGHPSFAMLHRPLFPGTSPEELRTRPHDHEIRQHHECIWISYCHINKENHPSGHLPKFVSNQPLAIPKADWENIKIGAGTPPVLTKQGWLILYHGVRETALQNSSQHELSYSAGIMILDKEQPHKILYRSPEPVLAPDLPEEQVGTIANVVFPTGIDRRDDLGMPNRFDVYYGMADDRIGVARLDLPELL is encoded by the coding sequence ATGAAAGCAAATAAGTCTCAGATGGATTCGATCAAATTAAAACGAATGGGCGTTATTATGGAGCCTCAGCCAGGAAATGAGCTGGAAATAGAAGGTGTGCTAAATCCTGCTGCAGTACGAGGTCCTGATGGAGACCTTTACTTATTTCCACGCTTAGTAGGGAAAAACAACTATTCCAGAATCGGGATTGCGAAAGTCATCTTTAACGAAGTTGGCGACCCTATTGGTGTTGAGCGGCTGGGTGTAGCACTGGAGCCTGAAGCTGAATATGAAAAGCGGCCGGATGGTGGAGGTGGCTGCGAAGATCCAAGGGTTACTCATATCGAATCGTTAAATATTTACGTGATGACTTATACTGCATTTTCCGCCAATGGTCCGCGCATCGCGATTGCCTATTCCAAAGAGCTGATCCATTGGGAAAGACTTGGCCTGGCCAGTTTTGAACAATATGAGCATATTGAATTTAATCAGATTGACAATAAGGATGCCTGCCTATTTCCAGCGGCTATTGTGAGTCCACATGGCCATCCTTCTTTTGCCATGCTCCACCGCCCACTTTTCCCTGGAACCAGCCCAGAAGAGCTTAGAACCCGTCCACACGACCATGAAATCAGACAGCATCATGAGTGTATCTGGATTTCTTATTGTCACATTAACAAAGAAAACCATCCCTCCGGGCACTTACCTAAATTTGTATCTAACCAACCTTTGGCAATTCCCAAGGCGGATTGGGAAAACATAAAAATAGGTGCAGGAACACCGCCTGTACTTACAAAACAAGGCTGGCTGATTTTATATCACGGAGTTAGGGAAACAGCGCTTCAGAATAGTAGTCAGCATGAACTGAGTTACTCCGCTGGTATCATGATATTGGATAAAGAACAGCCCCACAAAATCTTATACCGATCGCCCGAACCTGTTCTTGCACCAGATCTTCCGGAAGAGCAAGTTGGCACTATTGCCAATGTAGTATTTCCGACCGGTATAGACAGGCGGGATGATCTGGGGATGCCCAACCGTTTTGATGTTTATTATGGTATGGCTGATGACCGTATTGGCGTTGCCCGACTAGATTTACCGGAGCTATTATAA
- a CDS encoding SOS response-associated peptidase has protein sequence MCARYTLTAEEKEILKTNPYQLVGAYEPDANIAVTDGGLVITSDEPDIIQQMSFGIVPHNASSNVLTFDTWNIRSEEVMEKKTYAPLMKHRKTCLIIADSFYEWQKITDTDKRPYRFTNERKTFCFAGLWSQWVNPETGEKYRTFGIMTTEANKTVGEIHDKQRMPVILHRNEELRWLNKKLTVEQLLEMCKPYPDHLMSRTQVSKKVNKVSTKKSPNKGLDLIKPYNELTIPTLFD, from the coding sequence ATGTGCGCAAGATATACCCTAACAGCCGAAGAAAAAGAGATTCTAAAAACCAATCCGTATCAACTTGTTGGTGCTTACGAGCCAGATGCTAATATTGCCGTTACCGATGGTGGTTTGGTCATCACTTCTGATGAGCCTGATATAATTCAACAGATGTCTTTCGGTATTGTTCCCCACAATGCGAGCAGCAATGTACTAACCTTTGACACCTGGAACATTCGCAGTGAAGAGGTCATGGAAAAGAAAACCTATGCTCCTTTAATGAAACATCGTAAAACCTGTTTAATCATTGCGGATAGCTTTTATGAGTGGCAAAAGATTACTGATACCGACAAGCGGCCATACCGCTTTACCAATGAGCGAAAAACTTTCTGCTTCGCAGGATTATGGAGTCAGTGGGTAAATCCCGAAACCGGTGAAAAATACCGGACTTTTGGCATCATGACTACTGAAGCGAATAAGACGGTAGGCGAAATCCATGACAAGCAAAGAATGCCAGTTATCCTGCATCGAAATGAAGAACTGAGGTGGTTAAACAAAAAGCTAACCGTAGAACAATTGCTGGAAATGTGTAAACCTTACCCAGATCATTTGATGAGCAGGACGCAAGTGAGTAAAAAAGTGAATAAAGTTTCTACAAAAAAGAGCCCGAATAAGGGTCTTGACCTCATTAAACCATATAACGAACTGACCATACCCACTCTTTTTGACTAA
- a CDS encoding HAD-IIB family hydrolase, with protein MKKLIIFDLDGTLAESKAAIDPEMSVLLNDLLQVAKVAIISGGNWPQFEKQVLSHLPAKANLSHLSILPTCGTKYYQYKQDWNQLYAENFTAAERQKILDNLHHAVSLSGFTPAQTWGEQIEDRGSQITYSALGQQAPLEAKKVWDPDFSKRKVIKAQLDQSLSEFSVQMGGATSIDITKPGIDKAYGIHKLQETLKIAIAEMIFIGDALFEGGNDHPARKTGVVCISVKDPQETKKVIETIIACLNNSDKNTSNESK; from the coding sequence ATGAAAAAGCTCATCATATTTGACCTTGATGGCACTTTAGCGGAAAGCAAAGCTGCCATAGACCCGGAAATGTCCGTACTTTTAAACGACCTGCTGCAAGTTGCCAAAGTGGCCATCATCTCCGGCGGCAATTGGCCACAATTTGAAAAGCAAGTCCTTTCTCATCTTCCTGCAAAAGCTAATCTTAGCCATTTGTCAATTTTACCAACCTGCGGCACCAAGTATTATCAATATAAACAAGACTGGAACCAACTTTATGCAGAAAATTTTACTGCAGCAGAGCGACAAAAAATATTAGACAACTTGCATCATGCCGTATCCCTTTCCGGCTTTACTCCTGCGCAGACCTGGGGTGAGCAGATTGAAGATCGCGGCAGCCAGATCACCTACTCGGCTTTAGGTCAGCAAGCCCCCCTTGAAGCTAAGAAAGTCTGGGATCCTGATTTTAGCAAACGAAAGGTGATTAAAGCACAGCTCGACCAGTCCTTGTCTGAATTTTCCGTTCAGATGGGTGGTGCCACTTCTATCGACATCACCAAGCCAGGGATCGACAAAGCTTACGGCATTCATAAACTTCAGGAAACGCTAAAAATTGCCATTGCAGAAATGATATTCATTGGCGATGCGCTTTTTGAAGGAGGTAATGACCATCCTGCCCGAAAAACGGGGGTAGTTTGTATCTCTGTTAAAGACCCTCAGGAAACCAAAAAAGTAATCGAAACCATCATTGCCTGTCTAAACAACTCCGATAAAAACACCTCAAATGAAAGCAAATAA
- a CDS encoding SUMF1/EgtB/PvdO family nonheme iron enzyme, translating into MVVKSNLIGVLLFCAISLFVQPASAQSDTSFVHIPKGEYWLGSREHQLNPLRKVSSPGFDIAATELTNRLFDKFVKATHYKTDAERLKNAMVFAPGLAEFRWLSDSTAYWRFPNGTSREGIADKMNHPVTTISYADAEAYCKWAKVRLPTLDEWEIASRAGAKTTYFWGEDPQQIREYANIWHGRDHLSADFTDGYMYTAPVASFKPNGFGLYDIYGNVFEFCEGTLKTDPKNRKIGHARGGSWWCSNYACGFFNSLDVGRNNPHASFSNQGFRVVSTLSK; encoded by the coding sequence ATGGTCGTAAAAAGTAATTTGATTGGGGTATTGCTGTTTTGTGCAATCAGCTTATTTGTTCAACCAGCATCAGCACAGTCAGACACCAGTTTTGTCCATATTCCGAAAGGAGAATATTGGTTAGGTAGTCGAGAACATCAGCTGAATCCGCTTAGGAAAGTCAGCAGCCCTGGTTTTGATATCGCCGCCACAGAGCTGACCAACCGCTTGTTTGATAAGTTTGTGAAGGCTACACATTATAAAACGGATGCTGAGCGTCTCAAAAATGCGATGGTCTTTGCACCCGGCCTTGCAGAATTCCGCTGGCTGAGTGATAGTACTGCTTATTGGAGATTCCCAAATGGCACCAGTCGGGAGGGAATAGCAGATAAAATGAACCACCCGGTAACCACGATCAGCTATGCAGATGCCGAAGCTTATTGCAAATGGGCAAAAGTCAGACTGCCAACACTGGATGAATGGGAAATCGCCTCACGTGCAGGCGCTAAAACTACTTATTTCTGGGGCGAAGATCCTCAGCAAATCAGAGAATATGCCAACATCTGGCATGGACGCGACCACCTCAGCGCAGACTTCACAGATGGCTATATGTATACTGCCCCTGTGGCTAGTTTTAAACCCAACGGCTTTGGCTTGTACGATATCTACGGAAATGTATTTGAATTTTGTGAAGGAACGTTAAAAACAGATCCCAAAAACCGGAAGATTGGTCATGCCAGGGGAGGCTCCTGGTGGTGCAGCAATTATGCCTGTGGTTTTTTCAATTCACTGGATGTCGGAAGGAATAATCCACATGCCTCTTTTAGTAACCAGGGCTTTAGGGTAGTCAGTACGCTATCAAAATAA
- a CDS encoding class I fructose-bisphosphate aldolase — protein MNNQELKNIAERLMRDDKGLLAMDESTGTCDKRFKALGIPQTEEFRRKYRQLIVTTPQLEESISGAILFEETLHQNTDDGQSFLAILKQKGIIPGIKVDQGTVPFFPGETITEGLDGLSIRLADYYQMGLRFAKWRAVIHIDTNIPTKACIAANAYTLARYAALCQEAGIVPIVEPEVLMDGDHTLERCAEVTQDVLKAVFNALYAQKVFLEGMILKPNMVLPGLACSAQSDTEEIAQQTFSTFLHVVPAAVAGIAFLSGGQSPFLASERLNMMQLRSGSLLPWPLTFSFSRAIQQPALEIWKGEDQNVTRAQKALAHRAACNSAARRAEYHHGMENDSEAS, from the coding sequence ATGAACAACCAAGAACTTAAAAACATAGCCGAAAGGCTCATGAGAGACGATAAAGGATTGCTGGCCATGGACGAAAGTACCGGTACCTGCGACAAAAGATTTAAAGCACTAGGCATTCCTCAAACCGAAGAATTCCGCCGCAAATACCGCCAATTGATCGTAACTACTCCTCAATTGGAAGAAAGCATCAGCGGTGCGATACTTTTCGAAGAAACACTTCATCAAAACACTGATGATGGACAGTCTTTTCTGGCCATTCTTAAACAAAAAGGCATCATTCCGGGAATAAAAGTAGATCAGGGAACGGTACCATTTTTTCCAGGAGAAACGATTACTGAAGGACTGGACGGTTTAAGCATTCGCCTGGCTGATTATTATCAAATGGGTTTACGTTTTGCCAAATGGCGTGCGGTGATCCATATCGACACCAATATCCCTACGAAAGCTTGTATTGCAGCCAATGCTTATACCCTTGCCCGTTATGCAGCACTTTGTCAGGAAGCCGGAATAGTGCCCATTGTGGAGCCCGAAGTTTTAATGGATGGAGACCATACCCTGGAAAGGTGTGCGGAAGTGACTCAGGACGTTTTGAAAGCGGTATTTAATGCCTTGTATGCACAAAAGGTTTTCCTGGAAGGGATGATCTTAAAACCCAATATGGTATTACCTGGACTGGCTTGTTCCGCGCAAAGTGATACAGAAGAGATTGCTCAGCAAACCTTTTCTACTTTTCTCCATGTTGTCCCTGCGGCTGTTGCCGGCATTGCATTTCTATCCGGAGGACAATCCCCTTTCCTTGCTTCTGAGCGACTGAACATGATGCAGCTCAGGTCTGGATCACTCCTGCCATGGCCTTTAACTTTTTCCTTTTCCAGGGCAATCCAGCAACCGGCATTGGAAATCTGGAAGGGTGAAGATCAAAACGTGACCAGGGCGCAAAAAGCATTGGCCCACCGTGCAGCCTGCAACAGTGCCGCACGCAGAGCGGAGTACCATCATGGAATGGAAAATGATTCTGAAGCATCATGA
- a CDS encoding HAD family hydrolase, whose protein sequence is MKDSRIKVLFFDVGGVLLNNGWGHQSRQEAAKLFDLNYEEMDVLHDFIFNVYEMGKITLDDYLDVVVFNHPRSFSKQDFKDFMFAQSVELPGLLSWLKEWKKTCGHRLISINNEGRELNNYRIQKFGLHDCFDAFISSCEVGMRKPDPGIFNLAMGIAQVSPEECIYFDDRLMLTKSAQKLGIRSIHHQDFATTQQIIQEINSSKKP, encoded by the coding sequence ATGAAAGATTCCAGAATTAAAGTACTCTTTTTTGACGTCGGCGGTGTCTTGCTGAACAATGGCTGGGGGCACCAATCCAGACAGGAGGCGGCAAAACTTTTCGATTTAAATTATGAAGAAATGGATGTGCTCCACGATTTCATCTTCAATGTGTATGAGATGGGGAAAATCACCCTTGACGATTACCTGGATGTCGTCGTTTTCAATCATCCAAGATCTTTTAGCAAACAAGATTTTAAGGACTTCATGTTTGCGCAATCGGTAGAATTGCCCGGACTGCTGTCCTGGTTAAAAGAATGGAAAAAGACCTGCGGGCATAGGCTCATCTCTATCAATAATGAAGGTCGGGAACTCAACAATTACCGCATTCAGAAATTTGGGTTACACGATTGTTTTGATGCTTTTATTTCCTCCTGCGAGGTAGGGATGCGCAAACCTGATCCAGGTATTTTTAATCTGGCCATGGGCATCGCACAGGTTTCCCCAGAGGAATGTATTTACTTTGATGACCGATTGATGCTGACAAAATCTGCTCAGAAACTCGGTATCCGGAGCATTCACCACCAGGACTTCGCCACTACACAGCAGATCATTCAGGAAATTAATTCTTCCAAAAAACCTTAA
- a CDS encoding ISAon1 family transposase N-terminal region protein has product MPSASTTLLRLFLPEFIIENFEFTNAIEDPDTFHIQLEELNQLPTEWGSLKVQSKGFFPQIVVQDFPIRGHKVFYHIKRRRWINLESGKVIYRDWTLVEKGTRMTGDFAAFLKEINRYSPE; this is encoded by the coding sequence ATGCCTTCTGCGAGCACCACTTTACTTCGTCTGTTTTTACCGGAATTTATCATAGAGAATTTTGAATTTACCAATGCCATTGAAGACCCTGACACTTTTCATATTCAGTTGGAAGAACTCAATCAACTGCCTACAGAATGGGGCTCGCTCAAGGTGCAGTCAAAAGGTTTTTTCCCGCAGATCGTGGTTCAGGATTTCCCCATTCGTGGACATAAGGTCTTCTATCATATCAAACGCCGGCGCTGGATCAATTTGGAAAGCGGCAAAGTGATCTACCGGGATTGGACTTTAGTTGAGAAAGGAACGCGAATGACAGGAGATTTCGCGGCTTTTTTAAAAGAAATCAATCGATACAGCCCCGAGTAG
- a CDS encoding penicillin acylase family protein yields the protein MNKTALPKTQQQHYTKIVFLLIFMIIQLLSAGSILNAQKPKTSEILWDKYGVPHVYGKTTAEMYYGYGWAQMRNHANLMLKLYGQARGRAAEFWGEEYLHSDQVVHLFELKKHAVQEYKAQSPLYKSYLDAFVAGANAYAKAHPEAIQSDRKAVLPISPYDVLAHTKSMIYLKFLAYSDLIMPEKLVAQPGSNAMAISPSKSAAKHAMLMANPHLMWSDSFTFFEAQLNAPEYSTYGVSLVGTCTQIIAFNDHLGWTHTVNTIDAADRYELSLSDGGYLLDGATKPFLKRTDTIGVRQKDGSLKLEILEFKYAVHGPVLEEKNGKAYALRMAGMDNHQLLQQYHLMGKAKNWKEFETAEKMLQIPMFNVIYADQAGNIHYLFGGNVPIRSSGDFTFWNGLIDGTQSKYIWQKTHPYKDLPKLFNPSTGFVQNCNDAPWISTYPAQLNPLDFPAYMAPQEMGLRAQRAVNLVKNNPSITFVQLVAYKLNTGMEAADRFLPALLSAVKNTPDSTMANAAKVLNSWDKQTENTSKGAVLFAAWFDQLKPEMYAKAWDIKNPVSTPSGFKDDQQILLLFKAAIAEVQQKYGSIEIAWGDICRFSKDEIDYAANGGPGEYGIFRTIYYKGITPDKEQAYFGDSYVAVTEFGPKVRAKVSLSYGNASQAGIKQYDQLKMMSDKQLRDALLDRKEVLQHLEEREVYLP from the coding sequence ATGAACAAAACCGCTCTCCCTAAAACGCAGCAACAGCATTATACAAAGATTGTTTTTCTGTTGATTTTTATGATCATCCAGTTGCTCAGCGCTGGATCAATTCTCAACGCTCAAAAGCCTAAGACATCCGAGATCCTATGGGATAAATACGGAGTGCCTCATGTATATGGAAAAACTACGGCCGAAATGTACTATGGGTATGGGTGGGCACAGATGCGTAACCATGCCAATCTAATGCTGAAGTTATATGGACAAGCCAGAGGGCGTGCAGCCGAATTCTGGGGAGAAGAATACTTGCATAGCGATCAGGTAGTTCATTTGTTTGAATTAAAAAAACATGCGGTGCAGGAGTATAAGGCACAGTCGCCATTGTACAAAAGTTACCTCGATGCTTTTGTTGCAGGAGCAAATGCTTATGCTAAAGCACATCCAGAAGCCATTCAGTCGGATAGAAAAGCAGTTTTACCCATCAGCCCTTATGATGTACTTGCCCATACGAAATCTATGATTTACCTGAAGTTTTTAGCCTACAGTGACCTCATTATGCCGGAAAAACTGGTCGCCCAGCCAGGCTCTAATGCGATGGCAATTTCTCCTTCAAAATCAGCAGCTAAACATGCGATGCTCATGGCCAATCCACATTTGATGTGGAGCGATTCTTTTACTTTTTTTGAAGCACAGCTCAATGCTCCGGAGTACAGTACCTATGGAGTAAGCTTGGTTGGCACCTGTACCCAAATTATTGCATTTAATGATCACCTGGGCTGGACGCACACGGTAAACACTATTGATGCTGCTGATCGCTATGAACTCAGCCTGTCTGATGGTGGGTATTTACTTGACGGAGCCACAAAACCATTCCTAAAAAGAACAGATACGATAGGAGTCAGACAAAAAGACGGCAGTCTTAAATTAGAGATACTGGAGTTTAAATATGCGGTACATGGTCCTGTCCTGGAAGAGAAAAATGGCAAAGCTTATGCGCTCAGAATGGCGGGAATGGACAACCACCAACTTTTGCAGCAGTATCATCTCATGGGAAAAGCAAAAAACTGGAAAGAGTTTGAAACTGCGGAAAAGATGCTGCAGATACCAATGTTCAATGTGATTTATGCAGATCAGGCTGGCAATATTCATTACCTCTTTGGAGGGAATGTACCCATTCGTTCTTCCGGAGACTTTACCTTTTGGAATGGGCTTATTGATGGAACTCAATCCAAATATATATGGCAAAAGACACATCCCTATAAAGACTTACCAAAACTCTTTAATCCTTCCACAGGTTTTGTTCAAAATTGTAATGATGCACCTTGGATTAGTACCTATCCGGCACAGCTCAATCCCCTTGATTTTCCGGCTTATATGGCTCCTCAGGAAATGGGTTTAAGGGCACAGCGTGCAGTGAACCTTGTGAAAAACAATCCATCAATCACATTTGTTCAGTTGGTAGCTTATAAGTTAAATACGGGAATGGAAGCTGCTGATCGTTTCCTGCCAGCGCTTTTATCGGCAGTAAAAAATACGCCGGATAGTACAATGGCGAATGCAGCGAAAGTATTAAATTCATGGGATAAACAAACGGAAAATACGAGTAAAGGAGCTGTTTTGTTTGCGGCCTGGTTTGATCAGCTGAAGCCTGAAATGTATGCCAAAGCATGGGATATTAAAAATCCGGTAAGCACACCTTCTGGATTTAAAGATGACCAGCAGATCCTGCTGCTTTTTAAAGCGGCAATAGCAGAAGTCCAGCAAAAATATGGCAGTATCGAGATAGCTTGGGGGGATATTTGTCGCTTCTCAAAGGATGAGATTGATTATGCTGCCAATGGTGGCCCAGGAGAATATGGGATTTTCCGAACGATTTATTATAAGGGGATTACACCTGACAAAGAACAAGCATACTTTGGCGACAGTTATGTTGCTGTGACGGAGTTTGGACCTAAAGTTCGTGCTAAAGTAAGTTTAAGTTATGGTAACGCTTCACAAGCTGGTATTAAGCAGTATGACCAGTTGAAGATGATGTCTGATAAACAACTGCGTGATGCGCTACTGGATAGAAAAGAAGTCCTTCAGCATTTAGAAGAAAGAGAAGTATATCTGCCATAA
- a CDS encoding NADP-dependent oxidoreductase: MKAIILEEFGSADQLAIQELPKPVIKEHEVLIQVKAISINPVDIKTREGKGVSGLIKEEKPIILGWDISGIVVETKSDMFKAGDEVFGMVNFPGHGKAYAEYVAAPADQLALKPSQISHADAAAATLAALTALQVLVDHAKIKAGDRVLIHAAAGGVGHYAVQIAKHLGAYVIGTSSAAKKNFIMSLGADEHIDYAAGPLEEFTKDIDFVLDAIGGENIDKSLKVIRKGGTIISIPSGLREEVTEKAKAMGINGYFTMVQSNGQNMQKIAGLLDDRSLLSHVSQTFDFDQMADAHRALETGRTQGKIVVLIA; encoded by the coding sequence ATGAAAGCAATTATTTTAGAAGAATTTGGGTCCGCGGATCAATTAGCTATACAAGAACTACCGAAGCCCGTTATCAAAGAGCATGAAGTGCTGATACAGGTGAAAGCCATCAGTATTAATCCTGTAGATATTAAAACCCGGGAAGGAAAGGGTGTTTCAGGCCTGATAAAAGAAGAAAAACCAATCATTCTAGGTTGGGACATCTCAGGAATTGTGGTGGAAACTAAATCTGATATGTTTAAAGCTGGCGATGAAGTGTTTGGCATGGTCAACTTTCCTGGCCATGGAAAAGCCTATGCCGAATATGTTGCTGCTCCGGCAGATCAACTGGCCTTAAAACCAAGTCAAATCAGTCATGCAGACGCCGCTGCAGCTACCTTAGCGGCATTAACCGCCTTGCAAGTTCTCGTTGATCATGCTAAAATCAAGGCAGGCGACCGCGTTCTGATCCATGCCGCAGCTGGCGGAGTGGGACATTATGCAGTACAAATTGCCAAACACCTGGGGGCCTATGTGATTGGCACTTCCTCTGCAGCAAAGAAAAATTTTATCATGAGCCTTGGTGCTGATGAACATATTGATTATGCCGCTGGTCCTTTGGAGGAATTCACAAAGGATATTGATTTCGTACTCGATGCCATCGGTGGAGAAAATATCGACAAATCCTTAAAGGTCATCAGGAAAGGCGGCACCATCATCAGTATTCCCTCCGGGCTTAGAGAAGAAGTCACAGAAAAAGCAAAAGCAATGGGCATCAATGGTTATTTTACCATGGTACAATCTAATGGTCAGAACATGCAGAAAATCGCTGGACTACTGGATGATAGATCCCTCCTATCTCATGTTTCTCAAACCTTTGATTTTGATCAAATGGCGGATGCACACAGGGCATTAGAGACTGGAAGAACACAAGGGAAAATTGTGGTTTTGATAGCCTAA
- a CDS encoding M48 family metalloprotease: MQKNVLNVSNNFRRMAIKSTLSILFFVCSYLVMIVFGLAWVLLCALIAYALGIYVGGFITAFLGLGLMGMGLFIFFFLIKFIFSPAIKIDRSQFLEINKEQQPALFKLIHETVGEVKTNFPKKVYLTADINASVFYDATFWSMFFPVKKNLMIGIGLMNSVSTLELKAILAHEFGHFSQRSMKLGSYVFNVNKVIYNLLHENDSYASWLNGWSSLSSFFLLFSKGAVVIIQGIQNILMKTYKPLNLNYRGLSREMEFHADAVAASVTGSVPLISALLRIEFADQALATLLDFYSNKIPSSKKTNNIYPQHLFLIQHLAKNTEMPLIDGLPYLSLEDYKKFQGTKLVLEDQWSSHPSTLQRIEKLAALNQATTGDASGISVQLLSNLEQIQQFLSAQYFEGLNYETVPKNLEIEDFTVLYLARDQEHSFPKLYKGYFNMRDPYNLFEEEVFDHPISQEAADLEQIINDEIIAEINSLNIANADKNILTEIANGYLDIKTFDYDGTKYNSETADILIQSLDEEIARLEELLANRDRKVFHFFLNEAKSLDNLAEFKAHYLNYKKGTVNMLVQREVYLQLLQSSYFIQAPTAYDQIGQNLSVLKSLELPFKEQIKLLLADAVYLELMESKVRSRFNDYLNSNASYFQYDHYNYPEINLLYDVMADYSVLVFNTHFKLKKSLLEFQADIRCSVNQDL, from the coding sequence ATGCAAAAAAACGTCCTCAACGTCTCTAACAACTTTAGAAGGATGGCGATCAAATCGACGCTGTCTATATTATTCTTTGTCTGCTCTTACCTGGTTATGATTGTTTTCGGTCTGGCTTGGGTATTGCTTTGCGCCTTGATCGCCTATGCGCTGGGAATTTATGTTGGCGGATTTATCACTGCATTTCTTGGCCTTGGCTTAATGGGAATGGGCTTGTTTATCTTCTTTTTCCTCATTAAATTCATCTTTAGTCCGGCAATAAAAATAGACCGCAGTCAGTTTCTTGAAATCAACAAAGAACAGCAACCCGCACTATTTAAACTGATTCATGAAACCGTGGGCGAGGTAAAAACGAATTTCCCAAAGAAGGTTTACCTGACTGCCGACATTAATGCTTCGGTATTTTATGATGCCACTTTCTGGAGTATGTTTTTTCCGGTAAAAAAGAACCTCATGATTGGGATAGGCCTAATGAATTCCGTTTCTACCCTTGAGCTGAAAGCAATTTTAGCACATGAGTTTGGCCATTTTTCTCAGCGCAGTATGAAATTAGGAAGTTATGTATTTAATGTAAACAAAGTGATTTATAACCTGCTACATGAAAATGACAGTTATGCCTCCTGGCTAAATGGCTGGTCCAGTCTGAGTTCTTTCTTTCTCCTATTTTCAAAAGGGGCTGTGGTGATCATACAAGGTATACAAAACATACTGATGAAGACTTATAAGCCATTAAACCTAAACTACAGAGGATTATCCAGAGAAATGGAATTCCATGCGGATGCTGTTGCGGCAAGTGTGACAGGCTCAGTACCGCTGATCAGCGCTTTATTGAGAATAGAGTTTGCCGATCAGGCATTGGCTACACTGCTTGATTTTTACAGCAATAAAATCCCGAGCTCGAAAAAAACAAACAACATTTATCCTCAACATCTTTTCTTAATCCAACACCTGGCAAAAAACACTGAAATGCCGCTGATAGATGGACTTCCCTATTTATCCCTTGAAGATTATAAGAAATTCCAGGGCACTAAATTGGTATTAGAGGACCAATGGTCTTCACATCCCAGCACCCTGCAGCGAATAGAAAAATTGGCCGCATTAAATCAAGCGACAACAGGTGATGCATCAGGCATTTCCGTCCAGCTACTCAGCAATCTGGAGCAAATACAACAATTTTTATCTGCCCAGTATTTTGAGGGATTGAACTATGAAACTGTCCCTAAAAATCTGGAAATCGAAGATTTCACCGTACTTTACTTAGCACGTGATCAGGAGCATTCTTTCCCTAAACTGTATAAGGGTTATTTTAATATGCGTGATCCGTACAATCTTTTCGAAGAGGAAGTATTTGACCACCCGATCTCACAAGAGGCTGCAGACCTGGAACAAATCATTAATGATGAAATTATAGCGGAAATTAACAGCCTTAATATTGCTAATGCCGACAAAAATATCCTTACAGAAATTGCTAATGGTTACCTCGATATTAAAACTTTTGATTACGATGGCACAAAATATAACTCCGAAACCGCTGATATATTGATTCAATCCCTGGATGAAGAAATTGCCCGACTTGAGGAGTTATTGGCAAACAGGGATCGGAAAGTATTCCATTTCTTTTTAAATGAGGCAAAGAGTCTGGACAATTTAGCGGAGTTTAAAGCACATTATCTGAACTACAAAAAAGGCACTGTTAATATGCTGGTTCAACGCGAAGTTTACCTGCAATTATTGCAATCTTCCTATTTTATTCAGGCCCCAACTGCTTATGATCAGATCGGGCAAAATTTATCAGTGCTGAAAAGTTTAGAACTGCCTTTTAAAGAGCAAATAAAGCTTTTGTTAGCAGACGCTGTTTACCTGGAGCTGATGGAGTCTAAAGTCCGCAGCAGATTCAATGATTACCTCAATAGCAATGCGTCTTATTTCCAATATGATCATTATAATTACCCAGAAATCAATCTGCTGTATGATGTGATGGCCGATTATTCCGTGCTTGTATTTAACACCCATTTCAAGCTAAAAAAGTCATTACTTGAATTTCAGGCTGATATAAGATGTAGTGTAAATCAGGATTTATAA